A single window of Streptomyces griseoviridis DNA harbors:
- a CDS encoding aspartate aminotransferase family protein, protein MTLAERARRVIPGGVNSGQRSIPGLTDLVITRTQGSRFWDSTGREFTDYHAAFGPPLLGHNDPDVAAAVAAARASLSLTGVAVTEGEVLLAEQLAELVPSIEKVLLTSTGSEATFHALRLARAVTGRRLVVKFQGCYHGWHDAVSLNVISAPDRIGRPDPTSTGILPEVLDATLVLRFNDVEAVRRAFADHGDDIAAVILEPVPHNVGALLPTDDFLRTLREECTRAGSVLVFDEVITGFRHALGGYQEVAGIVPDLTTLGKAIANGAPVGALGGRADLMEHFSSRPGGPVFFAGTYNGHPDVVAAASATVRKLREEPVHEHVFRLGDRVRRELDALYRRLDVPAVVTGFGSVFVTYFMPGPAPRSYDDLLANDASRFVGYRRHLVEQGVFELPLNLKRSHLSYAHTDADVDRLLEATERAVGAMLADGGADDLRHTSTMGGARH, encoded by the coding sequence ATGACGCTCGCCGAGCGCGCCCGCCGGGTCATCCCCGGAGGGGTCAACAGCGGCCAGCGCAGCATCCCGGGCCTCACCGACCTGGTGATCACCCGCACCCAGGGCTCCCGCTTCTGGGACTCCACAGGACGCGAGTTCACCGACTACCACGCCGCCTTCGGCCCCCCGCTGCTCGGGCACAACGACCCCGATGTGGCAGCGGCGGTGGCCGCCGCCCGCGCCTCCCTCTCGCTGACCGGCGTCGCCGTCACCGAGGGCGAGGTGCTGCTCGCCGAACAGCTCGCCGAGCTGGTCCCGTCGATCGAGAAGGTGCTGCTCACCAGCACCGGCAGCGAGGCCACCTTCCACGCCCTGCGGCTGGCCCGCGCGGTCACCGGGCGCCGCCTGGTGGTGAAGTTCCAGGGCTGCTACCACGGCTGGCACGACGCGGTGAGCCTCAACGTCATCTCCGCGCCGGACCGGATCGGCCGCCCCGACCCCACCTCGACCGGCATCCTCCCCGAGGTCCTCGACGCCACCCTCGTCCTGCGCTTCAACGACGTCGAGGCGGTCCGCCGCGCCTTCGCCGACCACGGTGACGACATCGCCGCCGTCATCCTCGAACCCGTGCCGCACAACGTCGGCGCCCTGCTGCCCACCGACGACTTCCTGCGCACCCTGCGCGAGGAGTGCACCCGGGCCGGCAGCGTCCTGGTCTTCGACGAGGTCATCACCGGCTTCCGGCACGCCCTCGGCGGCTACCAGGAGGTGGCCGGGATCGTCCCCGACCTCACCACCCTCGGCAAGGCCATCGCCAACGGCGCACCCGTGGGCGCCCTCGGCGGCCGGGCCGACCTGATGGAGCACTTCAGCTCCCGCCCCGGCGGCCCCGTCTTCTTCGCCGGCACCTACAACGGCCACCCCGACGTCGTCGCCGCCGCCTCGGCCACCGTCCGCAAGCTGCGCGAGGAACCCGTGCACGAGCACGTCTTCCGGCTCGGCGACCGGGTCCGCCGCGAACTGGACGCCCTCTACCGCAGGTTGGACGTCCCGGCGGTCGTGACCGGCTTCGGCTCGGTCTTCGTCACCTACTTCATGCCGGGCCCCGCGCCCCGCAGTTACGACGACCTGCTCGCCAACGACGCGTCCCGCTTCGTCGGCTACCGACGCCACCTCGTCGAACAGGGCGTCTTCGAACTGCCGTTGAACCTCAAGCGCAGCCACCTCTCCTACGCCCACACCGACGCGGACGTCGACCGGCTCCTGGAGGCCACCGAGAGAGCGGTGGGCGCGATGCTCGCCGACGGCGGCGCCGACGACCTGCGACACACCTCGACCATGGGCGGAGCGCGGCACTGA
- a CDS encoding IclR family transcriptional regulator: MQNNVGEGLADEASHQPKYWVKTVGRAAEILQVLASGGPGQGLSVTEIGNRCGISKSAAFGILQTLRHYGLVADEGEGMNRRYRLGMGLARLGERAQDQVSLRDVARPVLRRLSAECALASRVAVPESGHAVVIDQVDLDTGPRLDLRMGTRELAHCSGLGKALLAALPEDEARALIARAGLPRRTSRTITDEETLFAHLRDIRAAGYALDDEEDADGIFCIGSVVRDHAGRTVGAISVTGLKLDLPGWRFQELGRQVRAAAGDISRELGAQEEKPQAAAGQAV; this comes from the coding sequence ATGCAGAACAATGTGGGTGAGGGCCTCGCCGACGAGGCGTCCCACCAGCCGAAGTACTGGGTGAAGACCGTGGGCCGCGCGGCGGAGATCCTTCAGGTCCTGGCCTCGGGAGGACCAGGTCAGGGGCTCAGCGTCACCGAGATCGGCAACCGCTGCGGCATCTCCAAGAGCGCGGCCTTCGGGATCCTCCAGACCCTGCGCCACTACGGCCTGGTCGCCGACGAGGGCGAGGGCATGAACCGCCGCTACCGCCTGGGCATGGGCCTGGCCAGGCTCGGCGAGCGCGCCCAGGACCAGGTCTCGCTGCGCGACGTCGCCCGGCCGGTGCTGCGCCGGCTGAGCGCCGAGTGCGCGCTCGCCTCCCGGGTCGCGGTCCCGGAGAGCGGCCACGCCGTCGTCATCGACCAGGTCGACCTGGACACGGGACCCCGGCTCGACCTGCGGATGGGCACCCGTGAGCTGGCGCACTGCTCGGGTCTCGGCAAGGCGCTGCTCGCCGCGCTGCCCGAGGACGAGGCCCGCGCGCTGATCGCCCGCGCCGGGCTGCCCCGCCGCACCTCGCGGACCATCACCGACGAGGAGACCCTCTTCGCCCACCTGCGCGACATCCGCGCCGCCGGGTACGCGCTGGACGACGAGGAGGACGCCGACGGGATCTTCTGCATCGGCAGCGTCGTGCGCGACCACGCGGGACGCACGGTCGGCGCGATCAGCGTCACCGGGCTCAAGCTCGACCTGCCGGGCTGGCGCTTCCAGGAGCTGGGCCGTCAGGTGCGCGCGGCGGCCGGTGACATCAGCAGGGAACTGGGCGCGCAGGAGGAGAAGCCGCAGGCGGCGGCCGGTCAGGCGGTCTAG